A region from the Arachis ipaensis cultivar K30076 chromosome B01, Araip1.1, whole genome shotgun sequence genome encodes:
- the LOC107634718 gene encoding E3 ubiquitin ligase BIG BROTHER-related, with amino-acid sequence MADVTYLLHHHHPEHDDDPHQTLTLPPYWSPHDFDFYASDPEFPQQPHNNHHHHHHHHRHHHFPQSGSSTILDRENQVNFVMDLFQQRVEQSQVMGHPLNDAVFGSSDFGIEMDAFTLDLGFPSDRDSHHRANAAGGDSSAGGVVVVDDDDFFFGRRVSGSESGDAAAFENCVSLLGFGSDSDEEEDNGVLRICVHSDEDYNLHDENDDVSSIPLCWDSLQLEDNRENNDDFEWEEVDGRVDEREVLSMLTVEDDRSGSVSVSPITGIEVAEEEEVNVFRVGGMENLEWEVLLNANNLDTITSPDLDHDSEPYFGDHDDYIYTAEYEMMFGQFADNDNPLNGRPPASAAVVRSLPSVVVTKDDVEGNNALCAVCKDEFCVGENVKVLPCSHRYHGDCILPWLGIRNTCPVCRHEFPTDDADYERRRLHRSGQRI; translated from the coding sequence ATGGCAGATGTAACGTACCTTCTCCACCATCACCACCCTGAACACGACGACGACCCTCACCAAACGCTAACTCTACCACCCTACTGGTCTCCTCACGATTTCGATTTCTACGCCTCCGATCCCGAATTCCCCCAACAACCGCATAAcaaccaccatcaccaccaccaccaccatcgccACCACCACTTTCCCCAATCTGGTTCGTCCACCATTCTCGACCGAGAGAATCAGGTCAATTTCGTTATGGATTTATTCCAGCAGCGTGTTGAGCAGTCACAGGTCATGGGACACCCTTTAAACGACGCCGTTTTCGGGAGCAGCGATTTTGGGATTGAAATGGACGCTTTTACCCTTGATTTAGGGTTCCCTTCTGACAGAGACTCCCACCACCGCGCCAATGCCGCTGGAGGGGATTCTTCCGCCGGTGGTGTCGTTGTCGTCGACGATGACGATTTCTTCTTCGGGAGGAGGGTTTCGGGGTCCGAATCCGGCGACGCGGCGGCGTTCGAGAACTGCGTGAGCCTCCTAGGGTTCGGATCGGACTCCGACGAGGAAGAAGACAACGGCGTTCTCCGAATCTGCGTGCATTCCGACGAGGATTACAATTTGCACGACGAAAACGACGACGTTTCGAGTATTCCTCTGTGCTGGGACTCGCTGCAGTTGGAAGATAACAGAGAGAACAACGACGATTTTGAGTGGGAGGAGGTTGATGGAAGGGTCGACGAGAGGGAAGTTCTAAGCATGCTCACCGTCGAAGACGATAGATCCGGCTCGGTGTCCGTTTCGCCGATCACCGGAATCGAAGTAGCCGAAGAAGAAGAGGTTAACGTTTTTAGGGTTGGAGGAATGGAGAATTTGGAATGGGAAGTGCTTCTGAATGCAAACAATTTGGACACAATCACGAGCCCGGATTTGGATCACGATTCCGAACCCTATTTTGGTGATCACGATGATTATATTTACACTGCAGAGTATGAAATGATGTTTGGCCAATTCGCCGATAATGATAATCCATTGAACGGTAGGCCTCCGGCTTCGGCTGCCGTCGTCCGGAGCCTGCCGTCAGTGGTGGTAACAAAGGATGACGTGGAAGGGAACAATGCGCTCTGTGCTGTTTGCAAGGATGAGTTTTGTGTTGGGGAGAATGTAAAGGTGTTGCCTTGTTCCCATCGTTATCATGGTGACTGCATTCTGCCATGGTTGGGGATTAGGAACACTTGCCCCGTCTGCCGCCATGAGTTCCCCACTGATGATGCTGATTATGAACGTAGGAGGCTGCACAGATCTGGCCAGAGGATTTGA